In Prunus dulcis chromosome 2, ALMONDv2, whole genome shotgun sequence, a single genomic region encodes these proteins:
- the LOC117619867 gene encoding ubiquitin-conjugating enzyme E2-23 kDa isoform X2: MMSDYKVDMINDGMHEFYVDFHGPSESPYQGGVWRIRVELPDAYPYKSPSIGFVNKIYHPNVDEMSGSVCLDVINQTWSPMFDLVNVFEVFLPQLLLYPNPSDPLNGEAAALMMRDRAAYEQRVKEFCQKYAKPEDIGAVPEDKSSDEELSEDESDSCDDQVAGQADP, from the exons ATGATGAGTGATTATAAGGTAGACATGATCAATGATGGAATGCATGAGTTCTATGTAGATTTCCATGGACCCAGTGAGA GTCCTTATCAGGGAGGGGTGTGGAGGATAAGAGTTGAATTACCAGATGCTTATCCCTATAAATCTCCCTCAATAGGCTTTGTCAATAAGATCTACCACCCAAATGTTGATGAGAT GTCAGGTTCAGTTTGTTTAGATGTTATCAATCAAACGTGGAgccccatgtttg ATCTGGTGAACGTATTTGAAGTATTCCTACCACAGCTTCTGCTGTATCCCAATCCATCAGACCCTTTGAATGGAGAGGCTGCCGCTTTGATGATGCGCGACAGAGCTGCTTATGAACAAAGAGTTAAAG AATTCTGTCAGAAGTATGCTAAGCCTGAAGATATAGGAGCTGTCCCAGAAGACAAATCAAGTGATGAGGAACTAAGTGAAGATGAATCTGATTCTTGTGATGATCAAGTGGCAGGTCAAGCAGATCCGTAG
- the LOC117619866 gene encoding AT-rich interactive domain-containing protein 1 isoform X2, with protein sequence MVADGSALDCAKTPKKNETDGFSVDLEPPSEAPERCVLDVPDKLRCWFDQLLGVFLKEISAQGLLRPLPPMIGNGQRVDLLKLFWVVRKRGGFDTISKIRVWDSVAKECGLGWGLGWAVKLVYVKYLHLLERVIENKDLEWSVDISGLDLTEQFMDLEDKLTKVFPEISDQKVKDGGAYPHVELSPKNFKDSNEVGSEVAESDRLKKSVVSEAFLDLDSRRDAGKFCNGDVPLSGGAMKCTVNLMNKNLDLTNSMEDVGKVCDNGEVSEVGESGTGKKYNDCDEAVMILDPSPGEVSSFRKRKRGPSCGSEAGESRRGKKYNDISNEDAAILDPSTDEEAISFWKRKQESLCGMLNWVRMIAKDPCDPAVGSLPERSKWKSFGNEENWMQVLWAREAIFVKKHADSGAEQSNWQKNQRMHPSLYDDHFSSSYNLRERLRLEKKLLSGGTMPQSRTGSESSSPSYSPDMAGMEDQLLGTSDFTSVLDRYPPSHIPLGSNYQAHLPEWTGEASESELKWLGSKFWPLEKPEHRYLIERDPIGKGRQESCGCQVSGSIECVRFHISEKRLRVKRELGPAFYHWEFNQMGEEVGLSWTAEEEKKFKDIVKSNPPSLGITFWDQIFKSFPKKSRRELVSYYFNVFLLHRRGYQNRFTPNNIDSDDEGLESGSVTNGFGDEERKPSKSILKSPHKPHAKCR encoded by the exons ATGGTAGCTGATGGGTCCGCTTTAGATTGCgccaaaacccccaaaaagaaCGAGACGGACGGCTTCTCGGTCGATCTTGAACCACCGTCGGAAGCTCCAGAACGCTGCGTTTTAGACGTGCCCGATAAGCTCCGATGCTGGTTCGATCAGTTACTCGGGGTTTTTCTGAAAGAGATCTCTGCCCAGGGCTTGCTTCGGCCTTTGCCTCCAATGATCGGTAATGGACAGCGTGTGGATTTGCTGAAGCTGTTTTGGGTTGTGAGAAAGCGGGGTGGGTTCGATACCATTTCGAAAATCAGGGTATGGGATTCAGTGGCTAAAGAGTGTGGCTTGGGTTGGGGTCTTGGCTGGGCTGTGAAGTTGGTTTATGTCAAGTATTTGCATTTACTCGAGAGGGTTATAGAAAATAAGGACTTGGAATGGAGTGTGGATATTAGTGGCCTCGATTTGACAGAGCAGTTCATGGACTTGGAGGATAAGCTTACAAAGGTTTTTCCGGAGATTTCCGATCAAAAGGTGAAAGATGGGGGGGCCTACCCGCATGTTGAATTGTCACCTAAGAATTTTAAGGACAGTAATGAGGTGGGAAGTGAGGTAGCAGAGTCAGATAGGCTCAAGAAAAGTGTTGTTAGTGAAGCGTTCTTGGACTTGGATTCGAGGAGGGATGCTGGAAAGTTTTGCAATGGTGATGTGCCTTTGTCAGGTGGTGCCATGAAATGTACAGTTAATTTAATGAATAAGAATTTGGATTTGACGAACAGCATGGAGGATGTCGGGAAAGTGTGTGACAATGGTGAGGTAAGTGAGGTGGGGGAATCTGGTACAGGGAAGAAATACAATGATTGTGATGAAGCTGTGATGATTTTGGATCCCTCTCCAGGTGAAGTGAGTTCTTTTCGTAAAAGGAAGCGAGGGCCATCCTGTGGTAGTGAGGCAGGGGAATCACGTAGAGGGAAGAAATACAATGATATTAGCAATGAAGATGCGGCGATTTTGGATCCCTCTACAGATGAAGAAgcaatttctttttggaaaaGGAAGCAAGAATCATTGTGTGGAATGCTGAATTGGGTTAGAATGATTGCGAAGGATCCTTGTGATCCTGCAGTTGGTTCATTACCAGAAAGGTCGAAGTGGAAGTCCTTTGGGAATGAGGAGAACTGGATGCAGGTTTTGTGGGCTCGAGAAGCCATCTTTGTGAAGAAGCATGCTGATTCAGGTGCTGAACAGTCTAACTGGCAG AAGAATCAGAGGATGCATCCAAGCTTGTACGATGACCATTTTAGCTCATCTTACAATCTTAGAGAGAGGCTAAGGTTGGAAAAGAAGCTTCTTTCTGGGGGGACAATGCCACAATCAAGAACCGGTTCAGAGTCATCCTCGCCCAGTTATAGTCCTGACATGGCAGGGATGGAGGATCAGTTACTTGGAACCAGTGATTTCACCAGTGTACTTGACAGATATCCTCCAAGCCACATTCCTCTGGGGTCAAATTATCAAGCTCATTTACCAGAATGGACTGGTGAGGCTTCTGAAAGTGAATTGAAGTGGTTGGGGTCCAAGTTTTGGCCATTGGAAAAACCAGAGCACAGATATCTGATTGAGAGGGATCCTATTGGAAAGGGAAGACAAGAATCTTGCGGCTGCCAAGTGTCAGGTTCTATAGAATGTGTCCGATTTCACATTTCTGAGAAAAGGTTAAGAGTTAAGCGAGAACTGGGGCCAGCTTTCTACCATTGGGAATTCAATCAGATGGGCGAGGAAGTTGGGCTCTCTTGGACAgcggaagaagaaaagaagttcAAGGACATAGTAAAGTCAAATCCTCCTTCTCTTGGGATTACCTTTTGGGATCAGATATTCAAGTCTTTTCCTAAGAAGAGCAGGAGAGAATTGGTAAGCTACTACTTCAATGTCTTTCTCTTGCACCGTAGAGGATACCAGAACAGGTTTACTCCGAACAATATTGATAGTGATGACGAAGGATTAGAGTCGGGATCAGTAACTAATGGTTTTGGGGATGAAGAACGCAAGCcatcaaaatcaattttaaaatccCCACACAAGCCACATGCAAAATGCAGATAG
- the LOC117619867 gene encoding ubiquitin-conjugating enzyme E2-23 kDa isoform X1, with product MSSPSKRREMDLMKLMMSDYKVDMINDGMHEFYVDFHGPSESPYQGGVWRIRVELPDAYPYKSPSIGFVNKIYHPNVDEMSGSVCLDVINQTWSPMFDLVNVFEVFLPQLLLYPNPSDPLNGEAAALMMRDRAAYEQRVKEFCQKYAKPEDIGAVPEDKSSDEELSEDESDSCDDQVAGQADP from the exons ATGTCTTCCCCAAGCAAACGCAGGGAGATGGACTTGATGAAACT GATGATGAGTGATTATAAGGTAGACATGATCAATGATGGAATGCATGAGTTCTATGTAGATTTCCATGGACCCAGTGAGA GTCCTTATCAGGGAGGGGTGTGGAGGATAAGAGTTGAATTACCAGATGCTTATCCCTATAAATCTCCCTCAATAGGCTTTGTCAATAAGATCTACCACCCAAATGTTGATGAGAT GTCAGGTTCAGTTTGTTTAGATGTTATCAATCAAACGTGGAgccccatgtttg ATCTGGTGAACGTATTTGAAGTATTCCTACCACAGCTTCTGCTGTATCCCAATCCATCAGACCCTTTGAATGGAGAGGCTGCCGCTTTGATGATGCGCGACAGAGCTGCTTATGAACAAAGAGTTAAAG AATTCTGTCAGAAGTATGCTAAGCCTGAAGATATAGGAGCTGTCCCAGAAGACAAATCAAGTGATGAGGAACTAAGTGAAGATGAATCTGATTCTTGTGATGATCAAGTGGCAGGTCAAGCAGATCCGTAG
- the LOC117619866 gene encoding AT-rich interactive domain-containing protein 1 isoform X1, protein MQKPPQKNTRAVLGLNSKSMAGWSMVADGSALDCAKTPKKNETDGFSVDLEPPSEAPERCVLDVPDKLRCWFDQLLGVFLKEISAQGLLRPLPPMIGNGQRVDLLKLFWVVRKRGGFDTISKIRVWDSVAKECGLGWGLGWAVKLVYVKYLHLLERVIENKDLEWSVDISGLDLTEQFMDLEDKLTKVFPEISDQKVKDGGAYPHVELSPKNFKDSNEVGSEVAESDRLKKSVVSEAFLDLDSRRDAGKFCNGDVPLSGGAMKCTVNLMNKNLDLTNSMEDVGKVCDNGEVSEVGESGTGKKYNDCDEAVMILDPSPGEVSSFRKRKRGPSCGSEAGESRRGKKYNDISNEDAAILDPSTDEEAISFWKRKQESLCGMLNWVRMIAKDPCDPAVGSLPERSKWKSFGNEENWMQVLWAREAIFVKKHADSGAEQSNWQKNQRMHPSLYDDHFSSSYNLRERLRLEKKLLSGGTMPQSRTGSESSSPSYSPDMAGMEDQLLGTSDFTSVLDRYPPSHIPLGSNYQAHLPEWTGEASESELKWLGSKFWPLEKPEHRYLIERDPIGKGRQESCGCQVSGSIECVRFHISEKRLRVKRELGPAFYHWEFNQMGEEVGLSWTAEEEKKFKDIVKSNPPSLGITFWDQIFKSFPKKSRRELVSYYFNVFLLHRRGYQNRFTPNNIDSDDEGLESGSVTNGFGDEERKPSKSILKSPHKPHAKCR, encoded by the exons atgcaaaaacccccacaaaaaaatacaagagCAGTACTG GGTTTGAATTCGAAATCCATGGCAGGGTGGTCGATGGTAGCTGATGGGTCCGCTTTAGATTGCgccaaaacccccaaaaagaaCGAGACGGACGGCTTCTCGGTCGATCTTGAACCACCGTCGGAAGCTCCAGAACGCTGCGTTTTAGACGTGCCCGATAAGCTCCGATGCTGGTTCGATCAGTTACTCGGGGTTTTTCTGAAAGAGATCTCTGCCCAGGGCTTGCTTCGGCCTTTGCCTCCAATGATCGGTAATGGACAGCGTGTGGATTTGCTGAAGCTGTTTTGGGTTGTGAGAAAGCGGGGTGGGTTCGATACCATTTCGAAAATCAGGGTATGGGATTCAGTGGCTAAAGAGTGTGGCTTGGGTTGGGGTCTTGGCTGGGCTGTGAAGTTGGTTTATGTCAAGTATTTGCATTTACTCGAGAGGGTTATAGAAAATAAGGACTTGGAATGGAGTGTGGATATTAGTGGCCTCGATTTGACAGAGCAGTTCATGGACTTGGAGGATAAGCTTACAAAGGTTTTTCCGGAGATTTCCGATCAAAAGGTGAAAGATGGGGGGGCCTACCCGCATGTTGAATTGTCACCTAAGAATTTTAAGGACAGTAATGAGGTGGGAAGTGAGGTAGCAGAGTCAGATAGGCTCAAGAAAAGTGTTGTTAGTGAAGCGTTCTTGGACTTGGATTCGAGGAGGGATGCTGGAAAGTTTTGCAATGGTGATGTGCCTTTGTCAGGTGGTGCCATGAAATGTACAGTTAATTTAATGAATAAGAATTTGGATTTGACGAACAGCATGGAGGATGTCGGGAAAGTGTGTGACAATGGTGAGGTAAGTGAGGTGGGGGAATCTGGTACAGGGAAGAAATACAATGATTGTGATGAAGCTGTGATGATTTTGGATCCCTCTCCAGGTGAAGTGAGTTCTTTTCGTAAAAGGAAGCGAGGGCCATCCTGTGGTAGTGAGGCAGGGGAATCACGTAGAGGGAAGAAATACAATGATATTAGCAATGAAGATGCGGCGATTTTGGATCCCTCTACAGATGAAGAAgcaatttctttttggaaaaGGAAGCAAGAATCATTGTGTGGAATGCTGAATTGGGTTAGAATGATTGCGAAGGATCCTTGTGATCCTGCAGTTGGTTCATTACCAGAAAGGTCGAAGTGGAAGTCCTTTGGGAATGAGGAGAACTGGATGCAGGTTTTGTGGGCTCGAGAAGCCATCTTTGTGAAGAAGCATGCTGATTCAGGTGCTGAACAGTCTAACTGGCAG AAGAATCAGAGGATGCATCCAAGCTTGTACGATGACCATTTTAGCTCATCTTACAATCTTAGAGAGAGGCTAAGGTTGGAAAAGAAGCTTCTTTCTGGGGGGACAATGCCACAATCAAGAACCGGTTCAGAGTCATCCTCGCCCAGTTATAGTCCTGACATGGCAGGGATGGAGGATCAGTTACTTGGAACCAGTGATTTCACCAGTGTACTTGACAGATATCCTCCAAGCCACATTCCTCTGGGGTCAAATTATCAAGCTCATTTACCAGAATGGACTGGTGAGGCTTCTGAAAGTGAATTGAAGTGGTTGGGGTCCAAGTTTTGGCCATTGGAAAAACCAGAGCACAGATATCTGATTGAGAGGGATCCTATTGGAAAGGGAAGACAAGAATCTTGCGGCTGCCAAGTGTCAGGTTCTATAGAATGTGTCCGATTTCACATTTCTGAGAAAAGGTTAAGAGTTAAGCGAGAACTGGGGCCAGCTTTCTACCATTGGGAATTCAATCAGATGGGCGAGGAAGTTGGGCTCTCTTGGACAgcggaagaagaaaagaagttcAAGGACATAGTAAAGTCAAATCCTCCTTCTCTTGGGATTACCTTTTGGGATCAGATATTCAAGTCTTTTCCTAAGAAGAGCAGGAGAGAATTGGTAAGCTACTACTTCAATGTCTTTCTCTTGCACCGTAGAGGATACCAGAACAGGTTTACTCCGAACAATATTGATAGTGATGACGAAGGATTAGAGTCGGGATCAGTAACTAATGGTTTTGGGGATGAAGAACGCAAGCcatcaaaatcaattttaaaatccCCACACAAGCCACATGCAAAATGCAGATAG